The genomic segment TCAGAGCACTCCTGTGTCGTCCTTCAAGTCCTTGAGGCATTTGTTTTACTTGAGCTTGGTGGGTCTCGAACCCTGGCACACTCAgtcaaatacacacatacacacgcttATGTACAggccagacacacacaagcattTATGTACAGCAACACTCACTTTGGATAAATACCAACAAACTGGATGGGGAGGGACGCTTAAGCAAGACCTGACTGGAtagagggaagggcagggacCAGCCTATGACTGCTGGACATTAGACTATCGAGTCATTAATGTCGATCCCCGCGGTGAGGACAACGGTGTGGTAGACTGTTGTCGTGACCGTGGAGGGCACTGGGCAACGATCAGTGGCCAGGGGCATGCCCGTGAGAACCATGGGGGAGCGAGGCAGAGCTTTGGTGGCTTCGCTTTCGACCTCCTGTGTCTCCATGCTCAGGGAGGAGGTCAGCTCAGGCATCACCAGGTTGTCGGGCTCTTCGTCCAGGACCTCGTGGCTGTAGTAGTTCACCCACTTCTGAAGAGAGTGGATCATCTGGCGCACCTGTGTTGGCTCCAGCTGTTTGAGCATCTTGACTACGTTGCTGGGCTCAGCCTCGACTGGCACACGGGGCACGAGGGTGGCGAGGGAGGCTACTGGGCTCACTGTTGAGGTGGAGAGTTTGGTCACGGGCAGCTCATTTACATTCCTACGTCTCCTGGAAGACCCAAGAGACCGCAGCTGGATGGTCTGCAGCCTGGTAAAGAACTGGCCGGGCTCAGAGCCACTGATGTACATGGTGAGCACAGTGCTGAGCCCCGAGGCAGGTGTGGGTTGTGGCTTACTGCGAGGAGTCGGGGCACTCTCCTCTTGGCGGACTTTGGGCTGTGGCTGGCTGCGGGCGCGTGGAGGCTGCGACGATGTGCGAGGCTCCAAGTTCCCACGGCGCCTGCTTGACGTCTCCCTGTCCCGACGTGCTCCGAAGGGGCGGAATTGTGTCGGATTATCTTCAAAGTACTGTGTCTCAGGTGCCGGGACGAAGCGCGTGCTGGGGGGGCGGCTGCCCTTGGTGGAACGCCGGCGATCAGTGCGGGAAAGAGTACGGCGGCGAGTTGAGGCCGAGAAGCGCTCTGCCTCCCTAGTGCTGGCCTCCGTGGTGCTGATGCCGTTGTTTTCCACTCTGCTCTTTCTTTGATACTTGCTGTAGCGAGTGTCTGTGGCTGCTCTGCCCGAGGACGGAGAGTCGCCACCGGTCACGCTAGCCAAGCGGTCGCTCAGCGTAAAGCCTCGCAGCACGTTGAATTTTGGTGTCTCATCTACTGGATCCTCATAGTCAGGGTAGTCAGGGCTGAATCGAGGGGCTGCATTTTGGTTTCTGTTCCGGTTAGGGCTCTGCCTGAagtctctgctgctgctgctgctgctgctgggaccGATGGGAGACGGAAGCTCGTCTGCTGGGGGATCGTCAATGCCACTCAGGAGTGAGGACAGCACGGACAACACCTGGCCCTGGTCGCCATCAAGGCCACCGAGGCCTCCTGCCCCTCCGGTGATACTAGTCAGGTCCAACTGAGACAAATCTAAGTTGGCCAAGTCCAGGCCTGTGTCCAGGTTGAAGGATGCTGTGTTGATGGGCTCCTGCAGCACTGAGGTGGCGCCGTGGGTCAGATCGAAGAGCGTGTAGGCTCCGTCAAGGCCACGGGTGCGTGTCTCGGTAATGGTGATGTGCACAGGGAAGGTCTGCACGATGGACGGCTGATGCACCGACGACTCCGTGAAGTATTCGGTGGCGGTGATTACCTGTAATATACACTGGCTTAGTCTGgcgcccttcacacacacacacacacacacacacacacacacacacacacacacacacacacacacacacacacacacacacacacacacacacacacacacacacacacacacacacacacacacacacacacacacagtatagtgAACTCCTACGTACTACAGTAGACAGTAAAGTGCAAGAGTCAGCGTCATTAGTATTGGTGTGGGAGATAGAGGTCTAGATGGGGTACAGAACAGCAAGTAGatgtggagggaagggtgaagtATGTGGCGGCATGTTGACACCAAACTTAGATGGCTAGAATGACAAGCGGGCACCAGAAAAGAAACTTGTATATCACACCTTTGATGCATCTCTAATGTGCCTTTTATAGGTTTCATGTGATGTGAGAGAAATTAATGTGATGATTGGTGCATGCAGGAGGAGTGAAGTGAAGACAGCAAGTCAAGAGGAGTGTAAACAGTGCCAGGTGCTACTCATCCGTCAGTGCCACCAGCAGCCGTCTGTTCGGTGGCGTCTTGTTCCCTCAGGCAGGTCTTCAGGCACTCTTGTTCGTCCTTGTTCGTCACCTAAGTCCTCGGGAGCGAGGGAGCATTGGCCTGTCTTGGCTCAAAGGTTTAAATACCAGAATGTTGATGAGTAAGCCTCCATATCTGCATCACTTAATATTTGAATGGGGTCTACTCGCCAGTGTGAGTGAAGGTGTCTAGTCACCCTGTGTCAAAACCTGTGGATGTGTCAagatgttggtgtgtgtgtgtttcactgtttgatctgctgcagtctctgacgagacagccagaccttaccctacggaacgagctcagagttcattatttccgatcttcggataggcctgagaccagcacacaccacacaccgggacaacaaggttacaactcctcgattt from the Portunus trituberculatus isolate SZX2019 chromosome 48, ASM1759143v1, whole genome shotgun sequence genome contains:
- the LOC123498771 gene encoding uncharacterized protein LOC123498771, whose amino-acid sequence is MGVRVVWACWVSLMVVAAAAEDIVKESAERPRRSASADPAPVTNADLAALGGLGGLTGLTGGAGGANPSAAASGPGGVCGNQDLLTNLLVYQYLSGNIPEELLVLPHSYISQHTRGVTPATRTVTSVSKTLTTVNVDVPATTHFSTSTTSYVTTITSVDVKTIPVIFRGSRITTTITESSEEVITATEYFTESSVHQPSIVQTFPVHITITETRTRGLDGAYTLFDLTHGATSVLQEPINTASFNLDTGLDLANLDLSQLDLTSITGGAGGLGGLDGDQGQVLSVLSSLLSGIDDPPADELPSPIGPSSSSSSSRDFRQSPNRNRNQNAAPRFSPDYPDYEDPVDETPKFNVLRGFTLSDRLASVTGGDSPSSGRAATDTRYSKYQRKSRVENNGISTTEASTREAERFSASTRRRTLSRTDRRRSTKGSRPPSTRFVPAPETQYFEDNPTQFRPFGARRDRETSSRRRGNLEPRTSSQPPRARSQPQPKVRQEESAPTPRSKPQPTPASGLSTVLTMYISGSEPGQFFTRLQTIQLRSLGSSRRRRNVNELPVTKLSTSTVSPVASLATLVPRVPVEAEPSNVVKMLKQLEPTQVRQMIHSLQKWVNYYSHEVLDEEPDNLVMPELTSSLSMETQEVESEATKALPRSPMVLTGMPLATDRCPVPSTVTTTVYHTVVLTAGIDINDSIV